DNA from Prunus persica cultivar Lovell chromosome G6, Prunus_persica_NCBIv2, whole genome shotgun sequence:
AGTTCAGAGTACTGGATGGCAGAGAAGAAGTTTACTTATGAACGCACTTCCTTTTCTGTGGATACATGGCCAAGATTAAAGGGAGGTCTCAAAGTGGTGTGAGTTAACAAGACAGGGTAATATTCTGGGcaaaattactaatttacaaACTGTTTCATGATTTGTGTTTTTACAAACCGATTGATTGATTATTAAAATACTGTTTAGATCTTACAAGCAAAAGAAATGTATCAACAACTCATGGGATTTGCATTGCGTATGAGAATTATTAGTATCTATTGAAGGATCAACCTAGATGGATTACTGAAACTTGCTTTCCATAAAAAGGCAAGCCCTgtatcttcttctccttcctttCCATAAGCAGTCAGttttgacaggacccgcctcAGATTCTCCCTCGGAATTCGTGATGAACCGTGCTTCACGACTGACAACTAACCTATGATGGACCcatttaccaaaaaattccTTTAACCCCAATTTAAAGGGATAAATAAGTcgacttctgccgaaatttcggcagaatctcccctaaaaaatagacttttcccaaatttttctGCCTATAAAAAACAACATAGTAAATAGTCCCAACAGCCAGCACACACAACACAccacaaataaactatttgAATGGGCTTAACGTCCTCTACCCAAAGTCAAACGAGTAAACAGAGCAACTAAGGAATTAGTTTACAACccgaggaaaaaaaaagagtagagAAAAATAAGGGAAAATTCCTACAGGAGCGGACAGCCGAAaccaaattcccaaattctcAATATTCCAACATATCCAATCCCATATACATACACATCCGGATAATAACGGCGTCCATAACTCAATACCCAAATATTTATAcgtataaaaatattaaactcacaAAAGCATAAATTCCGTAACAAAATCCCATAATCCCATCAAGAcccaaaataattcaaataataaacGAAACTTGTTCCCACATGCAATTCCCATAAAATACTATATTCCACAATTAAAACAACAATGTACTATCATAAACTAACCCAATATTATCCAATCCAACCCAATATTATCCAATCCAAAATCACCATAGTCCGAAACCTAAATCCATAtacttaaataataaaaaataataacccTTAGAAATCCCATATCCTCATTAACccaaattaaatcaattaTCAATCAAAACATATTTATGCAAGCAATTCCATAATTGAAAAACGAAGAACACTAACAAACAAATGTCCACTCACAATAAGTCCACGTTGCTCAACCCTGATAGGGCTCTTCCTCTGGAGTACGCGAAGCAGGATTACCTAGTTCGACGATTTTGGCTGCTGAATCGCTGAAAATTGCACGAACAGTTTCGACGATGAAACCGAATTTTGTTGATTTACAATCCAAACTCGCGAACAATCTTGGAGTTTCGAAGGTGGAAAATGGATGTAAAAACGCCACCTGAAGTTGAGTATAGCGTggaggagggagggagggagagagagacagagagacagagacagagacagagattAGGATTGTGCCACTACACTTCTGTTGACCAcaacttcttcgttaaaattccgatttgagcccactacgtgtctacgaactcgtgaGAGCGAGCTCTATGCAATGGTGATactcaaatccccaaaatccttTTGGATCAAAAAGTGACTAAAATGACCCTACCTCCAAGGacaaaattgtaaattcacaaatagaaataaattgaataGAATGATTAAATTGGGTCGAGGTGTATAGAAAGACTAGAAGGTAAAATGGCTGCAAAGAAATTGGCAAGACAGGGAAAGTGTAAAAATATAATGGATGACAATGTAGAGTCTGCAATAGATGTTCAAATGGAAATCCAAGAATtaagaaagcaaaaacaagaacATGTGCGTAGACAAGATGATCAATTCCAATTGATGTATGCTGCAAAGCAAGAGCAACTTACTATTAGGTGTAAAGAAGTTCCAATTCAATGTCGACGTGAGGTTTCTAGAATAATGGCAATGAAAACTACTAACATGCTACTAATGCAAGCAGAATACATTACAGGCCTTCAAAATGACATCTGGGCAAAAAAATCGGGTAATAgttgtttgggccaaaatttTGCACATCAGCCCATTTTTGTTGAGAGgcccatgaaccaaacattTGGGCTTTCATCTACAGGAATCATAAGGAAAAAGCCAAGACACTGGAAAAGCCTAGACCTTTTTGaacaaattacaaacataGCCATGAtctaaaaagaataaaataccATTATTGGCAATTAAAAAACTGATATACACAGTTTTCGATAAAAGCCCAGCTTCTGAGAAAATCTCACCACTTGGTCCCTATCCTAAGAAGGCAAACATAACAGATCTTTTTCTCAAAGAAACCCCTGCGTGACTTCctaactttgaaaagtcaaaattatCAACTATCATAGAGGAGTTGATAGGGAGTTAATGAACGTAGGTCTTATAGGAggacttctccattttttgcaGCCAAAGGAAGAAGATCAAAAGCCCTTTTTATATACAAAGAAACTTTGCACCAAAGCAGGTGGcctttccaagagataagcataCTACGttttcaagagataagtagggagCAAGAGAGTTGTTCAACAGGAAAAGCAAACTGACCATCATGGCAGattgtgttctttttctttacaaaGAACAAAGGGAACAAAGAAGAGTTGGTTATTAATAAGGAAAGACCTCCATGAAAGCTGATTGTTGATGACCATTCGCTACCAAAATAGGAGCTTCCTTCTTTTATgacattgaaaaagaaaaagatctttttttaagatttgccacccattatttaaaattaaaaaaaaatacccccactccagcatttcctataaatatgaaaagaggtgaacagatcaagggacagcaaaaaaaaatcaatcaagacaaAAACTCTCAAAGTCATACtgacaaaaatcaaaaagatcAATTGATCTCAAGAAACCTTCAGacactgaagcaaccaaaaagcTCTTTGATccacaagaaacaaataagCTAGAATTCAAATTTCTAGTTTCAATTCAGTTCAAAGAAACAGTTTTACTATTCATTAcgaatttggttcagcataaagccaaatcaagcagagtccgggtttttacaaatatgaaaacctcaacaaatttacagaAAGCCTTGGTCAAGCAGAACAAGCACCATAGCGCAACTCTAGCTCAGTGACCATcaatccagccacttctgtcctCTTTAGACTAGAGAGGCCTCAGTTTTGCCCGTTCAGCAAGGCTTCCATGgctcaaaataaaatgaagctCTGCCTAAACAGtttgtcttcttttcatttattctggccagaactaccaattttgtactatgaaaaattgtgaagttcTCACCAGTCTTAgtcaagaaaagaacttagttaagagatattcctcacccaaattcacaattgttTGTTTAAGAATTAGTAACTTGGtgcgcaagttatctattttttagaagtctgctagggttTTAAACTACTAGTAGTAGCACGCTCatgcacaaaagaaagttgacttgttgactgCCAATGGTGTCAAGCCAATgaggaactttaccctaccatcacatGATTAAAATCGAAACGGGggaacaatttggcacgcccagtgCGACTTCTCAGTATACGTGCTCCTAGGAGATATCCCTTGATGTATGAATATTGGAAGCACTAGCGAGAATCCATGCCTTCCCATGGAAAGAAATCAAGCAGCTCTTCAGCAAGGACATGAATTAGAGGAGAGTGACGCTAGGCATTCAGCCCATGGCGGCACCAGAAGCAGACATTCCAGATCTGGTTCTAGGAGGATGAACCAGATACAGGATGCTATACTCCGACAAGAGGTTGCAGCACAAAGGAGCCAGGATACCCGAAATAATatgacagccatgatgcaGTGGCAAGTTAACAGGCAGTTCAGGAAGGACTGTAAGGCTGCTATTGCAAGAATCCCAACCCCAAATGTTGTGGTTTAGCAGCTAGACCTGATTTTTGGACCTCCACTAGGATTGGCATGGCCATACCAAGAGAATCCTCTCATCGCACAGATAGCTGGAGTACCAGAATAGGGAGAAATCCAGGCTGGACAAAGAAGAGGAGCCCTTCCCATCCAAGGACATGAAGCCCCAATTCCTCCAGAAAGCCCTGCACCAGTTCAGGTCCCCCCAGAACCAGCTAGAACCTCCACCTATTCCATGACCAGTGCTCCCACGTGATTAGCTAGAGTACTTCTGCCTGAGCAACCTGCCGTGTTGCCCTACAGACCTAGATGGATGTACCCCAATCTATTTCCTCCACTAGCAAAAGGCAGAAGAGGCAGATGGGGAATCAACCCTTTTGCCAATAATGACAGGAATAGGTTGGGGGCAAACTGGAGAAATCGTCTAGATTTCGAAGAGGAAGTCATGCCTAGACCACACAGAATGGAACAGAGGGATGAACACAATCAGCCAGAACTAGGTTTGAACCTACACCCTATCAACGCCTTAAATGACGCGAGAGCACTACAAAGAATGATCAAAGAGATGATGGAGCCTAAAGccagaaaaggagaaaggccCGCCTACAGAAAGCCATATCCAGCTTATATTGATCAGATGCCATTATCCCCAGGATTTAAGGTACCAAACTTCGCTTTGTTCAACGGAGAAGACACCCATGCGTTATCAGTTCAACATATAGGCAGATTCTCTATCCAGTGCATAACCGTAGAGAATAATCCTCTGCTAAAGCTCATGCTTTTTGGAAATTCTCTCTCTGGACAAGCCTTTACTTGGTACCCTAACCTACCAGCCAACTCCATTCAAACATGGGAACAGATGGAAAATGCTTTCCATGATAACTATTTCAGAATTCAGCAagaagtcaccatcagtgacCTTGCTGCCCATAAGCAGAGAGAAGATGAGCCTACCCAAGACTTCATAACCAAGTTCagaaagctcaaaatgaaATGTCAGATCCCTATGGAAGAAAGGCACTTCATTCAGATGGCTCAAATTGCCCTCAAGATTTCTCTAAGGAAGAGATTTGATGGCCTGCTATTTGGAGATCTGGCAGAATTGGCATACAAGACTTCTAAATATGAGGAGTTTCTCAGGGAAGAACAACAAATGAGAAATTCCTCAAAAGGAGCATATTACAAGATGCCATCTTCTTCAGTACATTTGGCTGAAGTTAAGACAGAAAAAGGTACAGAAAGCTTAGAAGAGAGGGAAGTTGCAGTGGCAGAAATGGCGAAATTAACATATCATATCAGCTGCAAGGCTCTAACAAAACCACCAAAGGATCAGAAGCCACCACCATTTACAAGGGGATTTGTTCCAAACAAACCAGCAGAGAACAAGGTCTATTCTTTCGATTTAACCAAGGTTGACACTTTGTTTGATGGGATGCTTTTCCAAAAGGCAATAGAGACACCTCACAGGTTGCCCAAGCTAGAGGAACTCAAGGGAAGACAGTATTGCAGatggcacaactcttggaaccacTCCACCAAgagttgtgttgttttcagaGACGTAACACAAGAAGGAATAACGGGAGGAAGGCTAAAACTAGCTGGGAAGCCTCCCACATTAACCACCTACCCGTTTCCCCAATCTCAAGTTAACATGGTCAACTTAGATTGGCCAGAACAACAGAAAGGCAAGCGGGTAGCAGAAGTCAGCCCCAACATAAACAGAATAGTTAGAAAGGAGGCAAATCAGAAATGAAAGGCAACTATCTCTGCTAGGGTAGTTCTGTGCAACAGGTGCAAATGCGAAGGTGAGTTGGAGATAACTCTAGATGAACAAAGACAACCTACAACTAGTGTTTTTGATAGAATTGGAGCGTCATACTGCTAGAGCTCGGTCTCGGCCCTATTCAGAAACACAACCAGACAGAGGAACTATCAAAGGCCTGCCCAGTGCATCAGAAAGGTGACTGAGCAGccaaagaaggaaatacaaattaaaatgCCGGAAATGATAAGCCATTGGCAACTATCATAGAAGGTAGATGGTATTCCGTTGAAAAAAGTGGCTGGCCTACTTTGGAGCTAACCAGAACACAGAAGAGGAGAATCCAGAGGCAATACTGCACCTTTCTCAAGAATAAGGATAACACACAAATGGGTCCAGATGTCAGTTCTGCCATAAATGAGAAGAAGCCAGAAGCAGGTTTTCAAGCCAAACAAGCAACATACCAACCATAGGAgctgacaaaaacaaaagtttcaAATACGTCCCCTATCCACCAGCCTCCTTCCTTGGAAGAACAGCTGGAATCTTCACAATCACAAGATCAATCTGGATCTATTCCGAAAGAAGAGCAAGAAGATTGGACTGAAGAATACAAAGAAGAACAGTTAGATTATGAACCATCTGCAAATGATCAGACTGGATTCCCTGGAGACAGCCGATCAGGAAGATTGGACAGAGGAATATGGAGAAGAACAGATGGAATACAACGGGGAACTAGATGATAAAACCCAGGCTTTCGGTGCAGAACTAGAAAGCCTGTTAGAAGGTGATTTAGGTATCAATATGGTGTTTATCCTGCCAGAAGAGTTTAGAGCAGCATAAGGGCAAGAAAGCGCCATGGAAGGAGACGTGTTTTCCCAAGAAACTTTTGACTACAAGTTGGCAGAAGTGGAAGAAGGACCAGAACAGCAAAGGCATGCTGTCAAGATATACGGAACTACCATGAAATTAGCTGCAGAACAGCTGTGCTTTTCCAAACCTACTAAGGAAATGGCCAATAATCTCAGGCATTTGTTCATCATTGCAAACTTTGGGGGCGTTCCTATCCCTAAAGTGATGGTAGATGGAGGCGCAACCATCAACCTTCTACCTCAAAGGTTGTTGGTCAAAATGGGCAGAATAGAGAAGGATTTAATCCCAACACACTTAACGGTCACCAATTTCGCTAGGGGCATCATCAAGACTCATGGAATACTAGACGTAGACATCATAGTAGGAACAAAAAGCTGAAGATTGCCTTTTTTCAGGTTGACACCACTTCTACCACTTACAATGCACTGCTTGGCAGAGACTGGATCCATTAGAGTCTGTGTGTTCCTTCCACCCTACACCAACAGTTGGCCCTCTGGCATGAAGAGGGATTCATGGAAATAGTAGAGGCCGACCCATGACCGTTTCTACCATCTGCATTATGCTATGAGGCcaggtattatcatgatgaccttGGCCCTTTTACTTTCTTCGGAGTTAACCAGAACGGCCGCCCCCATGGTGTCCCGGCCCAGAGACTCATTGAAGAAGGTCTGGCTAGTTCTCTTGAGGACTGGAATAGGCCTTGCATTCTCAACCTCCAGAGTTCTGATGTTTAGTTCAACCAGCAAGAAAGggatcgagctgcaacaatccgatACATTAGCATGGCAGAATTCATGCATGAGAGTATAGAAGTGCAGGAAGGAGATTTGCAAGAGGAAGAATTGGAATTTGCACCAGCAGCACTGGATGACTCCCTGCCAGAAGTAGAGAATCctttgcaataaataaacctaGGAACATAAGAGGATCCTAGACCTACTTTCATCAGCACATTACTAAAAGAGCCATTGAAGGATGAAATCGTTGCACTTCTGCATGATTTCAAAGACTGTTTCGCATGGACTACCATGAAATGCCTGGACTGGATAGAGGATTGGTGGAGCACAAACTGCTAATAAAAGAAGGATACCTACCAGTCAAGCAGGCCATAAGAAGGATGTCCCTGGAGACAGAACTGAAAGTTAAAGAGGAAATAGAAAGACTGGTTAAAGTAGGTTTTATCAGGCCAGCCATTTATGCTGATTGGTTGTCCAATATTGTGCCAGTTCTTAAAAGGAAAACATGGGCAGTGAGGATCTGTATGGACTACAGAAATCTGAATGAAGCATCTCCCAAAGACGAGTACTCTAAGCCTATGGCAGGCATGCTAGTAGATGGAGCTGCTCATAACCAAATGTAATCATTCATGGATGGCAATGCAACATACAATCAGATAATAGTGGTAGAAGAAGACGTCCACAAGACAGCCTTCATATGTCTAGGGCATATAGGCGCTTTTGAATACACTGTAATGCCTTTTGGTTTGAGAAATGCAGGCGCCACTTATCAAAGAGCAATGAATTCTTCTTTTCATGACATGATAGGCCGTTCTCTAGAAGTATACATAGATGATGTGGTGATTAAATCTCCAGAAAAAGGAGATCATGTGTCAAATTTAAAGAAGGCACACCTAAGAATGAGACAACACAAGTTGAAAATGAATCCTAAGAAGTGCGTCTTTGGAGTTCAAGCTGGTAATTTCTTAGGTTTCTTGGTCCACGAAAGAGGATTAGAAATTAACAAGaacaaagcaaaatctatcATGGAAGCTTTGCCACCTCGAAACAAGAAAGAACTGCAAAGTCTCCTAGGGAATATCAACTTTCTAAGaagattcatatccaattctgcaggaaaaatccagCCTTTCTCCTCCTTGTTAAGATTAAAGCAAGAACAGGCAtttaaatgagaaaaactGAACTAGCAGGCTTTTGAGGAAATCAAGCACCACCTCTCAAAGCCGCCAGTTTTGTCTCAACCAAAGACAGGCAAACCACTGAAATTATATGTTTCTGCATCAGAAGTATCCATTGGGAGTCTTttagttcaagataacaaagaaggaaaggaacaAGTAGTCTACTACCTAAGCAGAACTTTGACAGAGGTAAAAAGGAAATATTCTATAATCGAAAGGCTTTGTTTGGCTTTATACTTTACTGCTATAAATCTTAGACATTATGTGCTACCCTTTACCATCTACATCATTGCCAGAACAGATTTAATCAAGTATATGCTGACAAGACCAATGTTGAGGGGGAGAATTGGTAAATGGACTTTGGCCCTGTCAGAATTTTCCTTTAGATATGTTCCTCAGAAGTCCATCTATGGACATAGCCAATGCAGATCTGCTGACCAGAGCTCACACTTGTCTCAATAATCCAATTTATTCAGTTCATCTCACCCCTGGATGACAGGACCTgacccaaatttcactttggaatTCGAATCGAACCCTGTGCGTGATTGACACCTGGTAGGTGCCAAGCACATATGACTTAATTGCCCTTctagttaaaatttaatcttATTACAAGTTTGACTTCTGCCGAATATTCGGTAGAGCCTTCCCTGTAATTTgatcatttcccaaaattttcacccATTAAACATATGAAAACAAACAACCTAGCAACCAGTATGcaaatatttacaaacaatAGTAAAGTTTGGGTCCAAGGGCAATATCAAAGCATCTATACAGATCAATTTACAAGGAAAGGAACAACTTGTGAACCAAGAACCCTATATCAAACTGAGGAAGTGCAGGTTGCGAAACTACCCTGTGGTGGCTCACGAATGCACGCTACAGCCTGGGGgcacaaaacattgaaaatgtgagtggaccaaaaaaaaagtccgaaaaatacataa
Protein-coding regions in this window:
- the LOC109949659 gene encoding uncharacterized protein LOC109949659, which encodes MYPNLFPPLAKGRRGRWGINPFANNDRNRLGANWRNRLDFEEEVMPRPHRMEQRDEHNQPELGLNLHPINALNDARALQRMIKEMMEPKARKGERPAYRKPYPAYIDQMPLSPGFKVPNFALFNGEDTHALSVQHIGRFSIQCITVENNPLLKLMLFGNSLSGQAFTWYPNLPANSIQTWEQMENAFHDNYFRIQQEVTISDLAAHKQREDEPTQDFITKFRKLKMKCQIPMEERHFIQMAQIALKISLRKRFDGLLFGDLAELAYKTSKYEEFLREEQQMRNSSKGAYYKMPSSSVHLAEVKTEKGTESLEEREVAVAEMAKLTYHISCKALTKPPKDQKPPPFTRGFVPNKPAENKVYSFDLTKVDTLFDGMLFQKAIETPHRLPKLEELKGRQYCRWHNSWNHSTKSCVVFRDVTQEGITGGRLKLAGKPPTLTTYPFPQSQVNMVNLDWPEQQKGKRVAEVSPNINRIVRKEANQK